One genomic region from Cellulomonas hominis encodes:
- a CDS encoding hydroxymethylglutaryl-CoA synthase, with protein sequence MQLGIDDLAFATADRYLDLADLAPVHGVEVAKYTVGLGQDRMSVCAPDEDVVTLAAAAALPLVESLSEAELASVRTVLLATESGIDQSKSAGVYVHRLLGLPAASRVVELKQACYAGTSALQMALALVARNPEQKVLVICSDVARYDVGSSGEPTQGCGAVAMLITADPRLVAIEPVSGLHTTDVMDFWRPNYRTTAVVDGRLSLRAYTDSLTGAWQDLQAQGGPAFGDIDAFVYHQPFTKMAVKAHAHLTRVAGTARDAEVMDAQIADTLRYNREIGNSYTASMYIGLASLLDHAAADLAGARIGFFSYGSGSVGEFFTGVVQPGYREHLRAAAHRRLLDDRQRVSHAEYLEVIAPVNPVDGGEHPIEASTRSPFRLAGISGHQRVYERTAAADAAVA encoded by the coding sequence ATGCAGCTCGGCATCGACGACCTGGCGTTCGCGACCGCGGACCGCTACCTCGACCTCGCCGACCTCGCGCCGGTGCACGGCGTCGAGGTCGCGAAGTACACGGTCGGGCTGGGTCAGGACCGGATGAGCGTGTGCGCCCCCGACGAGGACGTCGTCACGCTCGCCGCCGCCGCCGCGCTCCCGCTCGTCGAGTCGCTGTCCGAGGCGGAGCTCGCCTCCGTGCGCACCGTGCTGCTGGCCACCGAGTCCGGCATCGACCAGTCGAAGTCCGCCGGCGTGTACGTGCACCGGCTGCTCGGGCTGCCCGCCGCCAGCCGCGTCGTCGAGCTCAAGCAGGCCTGCTACGCCGGGACGTCCGCGCTGCAGATGGCACTCGCGCTGGTGGCCCGGAACCCCGAGCAGAAGGTGCTGGTCATCTGCTCGGACGTCGCCCGGTACGACGTCGGGTCCTCCGGCGAGCCCACGCAGGGCTGCGGCGCCGTCGCGATGCTCATCACCGCCGACCCGCGCCTCGTTGCGATCGAGCCGGTCTCCGGCCTGCACACCACCGACGTGATGGACTTCTGGCGGCCGAACTACCGGACCACCGCCGTGGTGGACGGCCGGCTGTCCCTGCGGGCGTACACCGACTCGCTGACCGGCGCCTGGCAGGACCTGCAGGCCCAGGGCGGCCCCGCGTTCGGGGACATCGACGCGTTCGTGTACCACCAGCCGTTCACGAAGATGGCGGTCAAGGCCCACGCGCACCTGACCCGCGTCGCCGGCACCGCGCGGGACGCCGAGGTGATGGACGCGCAGATCGCGGACACGCTGCGGTACAACCGCGAGATCGGGAACTCCTACACGGCGTCGATGTACATCGGCCTCGCGTCGCTGCTCGACCACGCGGCCGCGGACCTCGCCGGCGCGCGGATCGGGTTCTTCTCGTACGGGTCCGGCTCGGTCGGCGAGTTCTTCACCGGCGTCGTGCAGCCCGGGTACCGCGAGCACCTGCGCGCCGCCGCGCACCGCCGGCTGCTGGACGACCGGCAGCGCGTCTCGCACGCCGAGTACCTCGAGGTCATCGCGCCGGTGAACCCGGTCGACGGCGGCGAGCACCCGATCGAGGCCTCGACGCGCAGCCCGTTCCGGCTGGCCGGGATCTCCGGGCACCAGCGCGTCTACGAGCGCACCGCCGCCGCGGACGCCGCCGTCGCCTGA
- a CDS encoding glutathione S-transferase family protein yields MGDAQQEFSTAGAYVTTVEEFVRDQNYITTRITADGRDGYPVEPGRYRLVVSRACPWANRAIIVRRLLGLEDAISLGVCGPTHDKRSWTFDLDPGGVDPVLGIPRIQDAYFRRFPGYERGITVPAVVDVPTGAVVTNDYAQITLDLSTEWTAHHRPGAPDLYPEHLRDEIDQVARKVFTDVNNGVYRCGFAGSQEAYERAYRRLFARLDWLGERLAGQRYLVGDTITEADVRLFTTLVRFDAVYHGHFKCNRSKLTEMPVLWAYARDLFQTPGFGDTVDFDHIKRHYYVVHEDINPTQIVPAGPDLRGWLSPHGREALGGRPFGDGTPPPPVRPAERVDPSHTAEAMAG; encoded by the coding sequence ATGGGCGACGCGCAGCAGGAGTTCAGCACGGCCGGGGCGTACGTGACGACCGTCGAGGAGTTCGTGCGGGACCAGAACTACATCACCACCCGGATCACCGCCGACGGGCGGGACGGCTACCCCGTCGAGCCGGGCCGGTACCGCCTCGTGGTGTCCCGGGCCTGCCCGTGGGCGAACCGGGCGATCATCGTGCGCCGGCTGCTCGGCCTGGAGGACGCGATCTCCCTCGGGGTGTGCGGGCCCACGCACGACAAGCGGTCCTGGACGTTCGACCTCGACCCGGGCGGCGTCGACCCCGTGCTCGGCATCCCGCGCATCCAGGACGCCTACTTCCGCCGGTTCCCCGGGTACGAACGCGGCATCACGGTCCCGGCGGTCGTGGACGTCCCGACCGGCGCCGTCGTCACCAACGACTACGCCCAGATCACCCTGGACCTCTCGACCGAGTGGACCGCGCACCACCGCCCCGGCGCGCCCGACCTCTACCCCGAGCACCTGCGGGACGAGATCGACCAGGTCGCCCGGAAGGTCTTCACCGACGTGAACAACGGGGTCTACCGGTGCGGGTTCGCCGGGTCCCAGGAGGCCTACGAGCGCGCCTACCGCCGGCTGTTCGCCCGCCTCGACTGGCTGGGCGAGCGCCTCGCCGGGCAGCGGTACCTCGTCGGCGACACGATCACCGAGGCCGACGTGCGGCTGTTCACCACGCTCGTCCGGTTCGACGCGGTCTACCACGGGCACTTCAAGTGCAACCGCTCGAAGCTCACCGAGATGCCGGTGCTCTGGGCGTACGCGCGCGACCTGTTCCAGACCCCGGGCTTCGGGGACACGGTCGACTTCGACCACATCAAGCGGCACTACTACGTCGTCCACGAGGACATCAACCCCACGCAGATCGTCCCCGCGGGCCCCGACCTGCGCGGCTGGCTGAGCCCGCACGGTCGCGAGGCCCTGGGCGGCCGCCCGTTCGGCGACGGCACGCCCCCGCCCCCGGTCCGCCCGGCCGAGCGCGTCGACCCGTCCCACACCGCGGAGGCCATGGCGGGCTGA
- a CDS encoding VOC family protein — MTAAAVPSTPSSPQDRLAADTAMGPVTLLVADLDAQVRYYRDVLGLQVVVRPDERLEGVGRPDVVVLGRGTQALVVLRHTPDLPPTSRGQAGLFHTAILFDTREALAATLASVAQRAPQTYVGSADHLVSEAFYLTDPEGNGVELYWDRARDLWQYDAAGRVVMDSLLLDPNEFIRGNVTDAALAGPAGRPVVGHVHLQVGDVAGARAFYVDALGFDVMAEWHGALFVSAGGYHHHMAMNTWNSAGAGPRASSLGLGEVTLVVPGPDDVGALRERLAAHGVAVRDDGATVTFDDPWRNVVRVRPGA, encoded by the coding sequence ATGACCGCAGCCGCCGTGCCCTCGACCCCCTCGTCGCCCCAGGACCGCCTCGCCGCCGACACCGCGATGGGGCCTGTGACCCTCCTCGTCGCCGACCTCGACGCCCAGGTGCGCTACTACCGCGACGTCCTCGGCCTGCAGGTCGTCGTGCGCCCCGACGAGCGCCTCGAGGGCGTCGGACGCCCGGACGTCGTCGTGCTGGGCCGGGGGACGCAGGCGCTCGTGGTGCTGCGGCACACGCCGGACCTGCCGCCCACCAGCCGCGGGCAGGCCGGGCTGTTCCACACCGCGATCCTGTTCGACACCCGCGAGGCGCTGGCCGCCACGCTCGCCTCCGTCGCGCAGCGCGCCCCGCAGACCTACGTCGGCAGCGCCGACCACCTGGTGTCCGAGGCCTTCTACCTCACCGACCCCGAGGGCAACGGCGTCGAGCTGTACTGGGACCGCGCCCGCGACCTGTGGCAGTACGACGCCGCCGGGCGGGTCGTCATGGACTCGCTGCTGCTGGACCCGAACGAGTTCATCCGCGGGAACGTCACGGACGCCGCGCTGGCGGGCCCCGCGGGGCGTCCCGTCGTCGGGCACGTGCACCTGCAGGTCGGCGACGTCGCCGGGGCGCGTGCGTTCTACGTGGACGCGCTCGGGTTCGACGTCATGGCCGAGTGGCACGGGGCGCTGTTCGTGTCCGCCGGCGGGTACCACCACCACATGGCGATGAACACGTGGAACTCCGCGGGCGCGGGGCCGCGGGCGAGCTCGCTGGGGCTCGGCGAGGTCACGCTGGTCGTGCCCGGGCCGGACGACGTCGGCGCGCTGCGCGAGCGGCTCGCGGCGCACGGGGTCGCGGTGCGGGACGACGGGGCGACGGTCACGTTCGACGACCCGTGGCGCAACGTGGTCCGCGTCCGCCCGGGGGCCTGA
- a CDS encoding GNAT family N-acetyltransferase, translating into MQVRPFATCDLAGMYRVCLLTGDAGADATPVYRDPDLLGHVYAAPYPVADPGLTWVVTDDDGVVGYVVGTADSQAFARWQEQAWWPPLRERYPLRPAVDGFRDHELWETVHHGATYDPAVTDRYPAHLHIDLLPRAQGRGLGRTLIETLAGALRERGVPGLHLGVAEQNTGAIAFYGRVGFREVAAHTWGRTLGMDLRSAA; encoded by the coding sequence ATGCAGGTGAGACCGTTCGCGACGTGCGACCTGGCCGGCATGTACCGCGTGTGCCTGCTGACCGGGGACGCGGGCGCCGACGCCACGCCCGTCTACCGGGACCCCGACCTGCTCGGCCACGTGTACGCCGCGCCCTACCCGGTGGCCGACCCCGGCCTGACCTGGGTCGTCACCGACGACGACGGCGTGGTCGGCTACGTGGTCGGCACCGCGGACTCCCAGGCGTTCGCGCGCTGGCAGGAGCAGGCGTGGTGGCCGCCGCTGCGCGAGCGGTACCCGCTGCGGCCGGCCGTCGACGGGTTCCGGGACCACGAGCTCTGGGAGACCGTGCACCACGGCGCGACGTACGACCCCGCCGTGACGGACCGGTACCCGGCGCACCTGCACATCGACCTGCTGCCGCGCGCCCAGGGCCGGGGGCTCGGCCGGACGCTGATCGAGACCCTCGCCGGCGCCCTGCGGGAGCGCGGCGTGCCGGGGCTGCACCTCGGGGTGGCCGAGCAGAACACCGGGGCGATCGCGTTCTACGGGCGGGTCGGGTTCCGCGAGGTCGCGGCGCACACCTGGGGCCGCACCCTCGGGATGGACCTGCGGTCCGCCGCCTGA
- a CDS encoding GGDEF domain-containing protein, whose amino-acid sequence MGPSDALAPRLFATRGHLAIGLALMSLLVVGGGLWPFGPDAPVGRWFAVAGLLAALAALTPVLPRRPWTMPVTLAVGLLGAGVLLASCVTAEGLVVLSLGVITAAQLAAYAFPARDAALLLGLALAVMTYGMVAAPLPFHAMTWAVVTIMAVASTSLLGYVTNRLRQHATTDDLTGALTRGALLQRLAGHLQDAQRTGTALAVVSADVDDFKTVNDTRGHLAGDEVLASLVTSWRASLGPRACIGRVGGDEFVVVLPGRDRAAAERWVAGARAGCAQPWSAGIAVAGRTDTTRDLLDRADVALYAAKASRRSGRRAPRDAPVTP is encoded by the coding sequence ATGGGACCGTCGGACGCGCTCGCGCCCCGGCTCTTCGCGACCCGGGGCCACCTGGCGATCGGCCTCGCCCTGATGTCGCTGCTCGTCGTCGGCGGCGGCCTGTGGCCGTTCGGGCCGGACGCCCCCGTCGGCCGCTGGTTCGCCGTCGCGGGCCTCCTGGCCGCGCTCGCCGCGCTGACCCCGGTCCTCCCCCGGCGGCCGTGGACGATGCCGGTGACCCTCGCGGTCGGGCTGCTCGGGGCGGGCGTGCTGCTCGCGTCCTGCGTCACGGCCGAGGGGCTCGTCGTGCTCTCGCTCGGCGTCATCACGGCGGCGCAGCTCGCGGCGTACGCGTTCCCCGCGCGGGACGCCGCCCTGCTGCTCGGCCTGGCGCTGGCCGTCATGACCTACGGCATGGTGGCCGCGCCGCTGCCGTTCCACGCGATGACCTGGGCCGTCGTGACGATCATGGCCGTCGCGAGCACGTCCCTGCTCGGCTACGTCACGAACCGGCTCCGGCAGCACGCGACCACCGACGACCTCACCGGGGCGCTGACCCGCGGCGCGCTGCTCCAGCGGCTCGCCGGGCACCTGCAGGACGCCCAGCGCACCGGCACCGCGCTGGCCGTCGTCTCGGCGGACGTCGACGACTTCAAGACCGTCAACGACACCCGCGGCCACCTCGCCGGCGACGAGGTGCTCGCGTCGCTCGTCACGTCCTGGCGGGCGTCCCTCGGCCCCCGCGCCTGCATCGGCCGGGTCGGCGGGGACGAGTTCGTCGTCGTGCTGCCCGGCCGCGACCGGGCAGCGGCGGAGCGCTGGGTAGCCGGGGCCCGCGCCGGGTGCGCCCAGCCGTGGAGCGCCGGGATCGCGGTCGCCGGACGGACGGACACCACCCGGGACCTGCTGGACCGCGCGGACGTCGCGCTCTACGCCGCCAAGGCGTCCCGCCGGTCCGGGCGCCGGGCGCCCCGGGACGCGCCCGTCACGCCGTGA
- a CDS encoding NUDIX hydrolase — protein MPTPDFVLDLREKIGHDLLWLSGVSAVVLRPGPDGTEEVLLVRRADNGAWTPVTGIIDPGEEPAVAGAREVLEETEVVAVAERLAWVHSLPPMTYANGDRSQYLDLTFRFRWVSGEPGPGDGENSEARWFGVDALPEMSAEMHARIAHALAGEEATRFTA, from the coding sequence GTGCCCACGCCTGACTTCGTCCTCGACCTGCGCGAGAAGATCGGCCACGACCTGCTCTGGCTCTCCGGGGTGAGTGCCGTCGTGCTGCGCCCCGGCCCGGACGGCACCGAGGAGGTGCTGCTGGTCCGCCGCGCCGACAACGGGGCGTGGACGCCGGTCACCGGGATCATCGACCCCGGCGAGGAGCCGGCGGTCGCCGGGGCGCGTGAGGTGCTGGAGGAGACCGAGGTCGTCGCCGTGGCCGAGCGCCTGGCGTGGGTGCACTCCCTGCCGCCGATGACCTACGCGAACGGGGACCGCTCGCAGTACCTCGACCTGACGTTCCGGTTCCGCTGGGTGTCGGGGGAGCCGGGGCCGGGCGACGGGGAGAACTCCGAGGCGCGCTGGTTCGGCGTCGACGCCCTGCCGGAGATGTCGGCGGAGATGCACGCCCGGATCGCGCACGCGCTCGCGGGCGAGGAGGCGACGCGCTTCACGGCGTGA
- a CDS encoding NAD-dependent epimerase/dehydratase family protein, with the protein MTETVAVTGALGKVGRAVVQDLLEHGYAVHATDAQGPFGERAGLGVDVMRADLTDYGQAVEALGGCSAVVHLANIPQPGMESAPDTFNRNMAANANVFLAAQRLGLRKVAWASSETTLGLPFDVPPRYAPVDEAHFPYPTSTYALSKVLSEDLAAQVAQWSGIPFVGLRLSNVFPREAYARVRSYHGDPALRRWNLWGYIDARDAATAFRLALEAETTGSQNVIIAAADTIMDTPSADLLAAEFPGVEVRRDLGEFETLLAIDAARELLGFEPRHSWRDEVPPADPARA; encoded by the coding sequence ATGACCGAGACCGTCGCCGTGACCGGCGCCCTGGGCAAGGTGGGCCGGGCCGTCGTGCAGGACCTCCTCGAGCACGGCTACGCCGTGCACGCCACCGACGCGCAGGGGCCGTTCGGCGAGCGCGCCGGACTCGGTGTCGACGTGATGCGCGCCGACCTCACCGACTACGGGCAGGCCGTCGAGGCGCTCGGCGGCTGCTCGGCCGTCGTGCACCTGGCGAACATCCCGCAGCCCGGCATGGAGTCCGCCCCGGACACCTTCAACCGGAACATGGCCGCCAACGCGAACGTGTTCCTCGCGGCGCAGCGGCTGGGGCTGCGGAAGGTCGCGTGGGCGTCGAGCGAGACGACGCTGGGCCTGCCGTTCGACGTGCCGCCGCGGTACGCGCCTGTCGACGAGGCGCACTTCCCGTACCCGACGTCGACGTACGCGCTGTCCAAGGTGCTCAGCGAGGACCTGGCGGCCCAGGTCGCCCAGTGGTCGGGCATCCCGTTCGTCGGGCTGCGGCTGTCGAACGTGTTCCCGCGGGAGGCGTACGCGCGGGTGCGGTCGTACCACGGGGACCCGGCGCTGCGCCGGTGGAACCTGTGGGGCTACATCGACGCCCGGGACGCGGCGACGGCGTTCCGGCTGGCGCTCGAGGCGGAGACGACCGGGTCGCAGAACGTCATCATCGCGGCGGCGGACACGATCATGGACACCCCGTCGGCCGACCTGCTGGCCGCGGAGTTCCCGGGCGTCGAGGTGCGGCGGGACCTGGGGGAGTTCGAGACGCTGCTGGCGATCGACGCCGCGCGGGAGCTCCTCGGGTTCGAGCCGCGGCACTCGTGGCGGGACGAGGTGCCGCCGGCGGACCCCGCGCGCGCCTAG
- a CDS encoding nucleotide pyrophosphohydrolase, whose amino-acid sequence MPDQEVVDTLRAFVAERDWAQFHTPENLAKSISIEAGELLECFQWGGDLDPARVGEELADVLTYCYLLADRLGADADELVLAKLAATRAKYPVEKARGRSTKYDEL is encoded by the coding sequence ATGCCTGATCAGGAGGTCGTGGACACCCTGCGCGCGTTCGTCGCCGAGCGCGACTGGGCGCAGTTCCACACGCCCGAGAACCTCGCGAAGAGCATCAGCATCGAGGCGGGCGAGCTGCTCGAGTGCTTCCAGTGGGGCGGGGACCTCGATCCCGCACGCGTCGGCGAGGAGCTCGCCGACGTCCTCACCTACTGCTACCTGCTCGCCGACCGCCTGGGAGCGGACGCCGACGAGCTCGTGCTGGCGAAGCTCGCCGCGACGCGCGCGAAGTACCCGGTCGAGAAGGCCCGCGGCCGGAGCACGAAGTATGACGAGCTCTAG
- a CDS encoding DUF2075 domain-containing protein yields the protein MTSSRVRHFPFRNDHVALLPGLDPRFANWPVVYTLNDTREVYVGESRNVAARMKQHRDSTAKQHLREARVIVHERFNKSACLDLESYLIRLFAGDGRYRVLNRNDGVTDADYFDREAYRTAFAEIVDELRAAGVFDHTVAEIENSDLFKLSPFKALTPDQAIALEDIVEGLLTDLGSDRETTSVVSGDPGTGKTVVAIYLLKLLRDIAAADPGEVVTDSVFAEHFTADNAERLRGLRIALVVPQQSLRSTIQKVFAKTPGLHPSMVLTPFEVGDAAEQFDLLIVDETHRLTQRANQASGVLNTKYRDITERLFGADDVDRTQLDWIREKSRHRIFLLDSAQRVRPADLPTATLAGLVERTPRDRRFTLRSQMRVAGGADYVDHVRRMLAPRPDPDLAPRTFPGYELALFEDLGALRARLAQRDSEHGLARLVAGYAWPWRSRRDPSAADIRIDGIELQWNRTATDWISSPGSVHEVGSVHTVQGYDLNYTGVIIGPDLRFDVGRGRMVFDRASYHDRKGKENNPVLQKVYTDEDLLELVCNIYAVLLTRGMRGTYVYACDPGMRAYLRRLLPLATG from the coding sequence ATGACGAGCTCTAGGGTCCGGCACTTCCCGTTCCGCAACGACCACGTCGCCCTGCTGCCCGGACTCGACCCCCGGTTCGCGAACTGGCCGGTCGTCTACACGCTGAACGACACGCGCGAGGTCTACGTCGGCGAGTCGCGCAACGTCGCCGCGCGGATGAAGCAGCACCGCGACTCGACGGCCAAGCAGCACCTGCGCGAGGCGCGCGTGATCGTGCACGAGCGGTTCAACAAGTCCGCGTGCCTCGACCTGGAGTCGTACCTGATCCGCTTGTTCGCCGGTGACGGCCGGTACCGGGTGCTCAACCGGAACGACGGCGTGACGGACGCCGACTACTTCGACCGCGAGGCGTACCGGACGGCGTTCGCGGAGATCGTGGACGAGCTGCGCGCCGCCGGCGTGTTCGACCACACGGTCGCGGAGATCGAGAACAGCGACCTGTTCAAGCTCTCCCCGTTCAAGGCGTTGACGCCGGACCAGGCGATCGCGCTCGAGGACATCGTCGAGGGGCTGCTGACCGACCTCGGCAGCGACCGCGAGACCACGTCGGTCGTGAGCGGCGACCCGGGGACGGGCAAGACGGTCGTGGCGATCTACCTGCTGAAGCTGCTCCGCGACATCGCCGCGGCCGACCCCGGGGAGGTGGTCACGGACTCCGTGTTCGCCGAGCACTTCACCGCCGACAACGCCGAGCGGCTGCGAGGACTGCGCATCGCGCTGGTCGTGCCCCAGCAGTCGCTGCGCAGCACCATCCAGAAGGTGTTCGCGAAGACGCCCGGACTCCACCCGTCGATGGTCCTGACCCCGTTCGAGGTCGGGGACGCCGCGGAGCAGTTCGACCTCCTGATCGTGGACGAGACCCACCGGCTCACCCAGCGCGCGAACCAGGCGAGCGGCGTCCTGAACACGAAGTACCGGGACATCACCGAGCGGCTGTTCGGCGCGGACGACGTCGACCGCACCCAGCTCGACTGGATCCGGGAGAAGAGCCGGCACCGCATCTTCCTGCTGGACTCGGCCCAGCGGGTCCGTCCCGCCGACCTCCCGACCGCGACCCTCGCCGGGCTGGTCGAGCGGACGCCCCGGGACCGCCGGTTCACGCTGCGATCGCAGATGCGGGTGGCTGGAGGTGCGGACTACGTCGACCACGTCCGGCGGATGCTCGCGCCGCGCCCGGATCCGGACCTGGCCCCCCGGACGTTCCCGGGGTACGAGCTCGCGCTGTTCGAGGACCTCGGCGCGCTCCGCGCACGCCTCGCCCAGCGCGACTCGGAGCACGGCCTCGCCCGCCTGGTCGCCGGCTACGCCTGGCCCTGGCGCTCGCGGCGGGACCCGTCTGCTGCCGACATCCGCATCGACGGCATCGAGCTGCAGTGGAACCGCACCGCGACGGACTGGATCAGCTCGCCGGGCTCGGTGCACGAGGTGGGTTCCGTGCACACCGTCCAGGGCTACGACCTCAACTACACCGGCGTCATCATCGGGCCGGACCTGCGGTTCGACGTGGGACGCGGCCGGATGGTGTTCGACCGCGCGAGCTACCACGACCGCAAGGGCAAGGAGAACAACCCG